ctacctttatatataacgaggaattagttaaactaacgagggttagttttaccgtttactaccctcgactttttatactattcgtacgatttagtacgctcttttttagagtagttacttaactaatatctatcctttttataaatatagtattactttttttattaccctactcgtaagttaaatctctacttatttaacgaatctgggcctccttattagcgattgccgtatctagcctcttttcctttcttattatacgttcgatcgacctaatattactaataagggccgtcgtatacttagaaataggtttagtacggcattcttatcttaatattaaagctagatcttagcctcgagtagagcgtctcgtagttttcgggtacctagtatagggttatttttatctttaatatacgctagattacggtatagaaatatttaactttccgctcgtttatccccttatttagctaggttttcgctagcttatcgattcgattaataagctttttaaggatttcTATTTGCGAtttgccctctattatcctagctataaatacgaaagaaatcgctcgtaacttaaataggagctctaagttcttattataggtctcgaagcggcttcggattacgttaattatactaagaaagtcgtttcgattaagattacgtaccgcttcgtagtaataattaaaggctttgcttacgagtacgatattaattactaaatagtattagtattccttaattccgactttttcgtaataatcgtaaaacatcgttagggttttttataagactttatacttccccctagagtataatttctcttttaggaagatctttttaaagtttataaattaccttatatttactattagattttcggtatttatatgcgatccctgcgtcgctacgtattattaataactttaggttatttacttcctttcttattaactaatcggtaccgaatttcgtattaatagcggtaacgagttatagatcgaaataagtagaattattaattattatacttctaatactatattttaccccggtatatccttttgtaacaatagatttttattagtaattatagggaggaaatctgggtcgtttaccctttttctaaattcgttaaagtaattatatgcTCTGTTGACCTatgcctagttctatagtacgaattcctcctctataattattactactagtattttatatagctcttataattataattgcgctagtaatacccctcgcttatagaagaatttattaactactttcgtaattcttaggcttgcgctcgtaaactattcgtttagctaataactaaggttatttataatctcgtaaaataggggttattcttattccccctttttcttataaaccttagttaaatagattaatactacgttaatttacttaccgttaggctaatttgcgattctatatatctacgttccttaatagtccgggttaatatttacttatttataagggattaggattctatttaggatcgggtttcgtcctctttttttttaccctaactcgctaagggtcgtgctctagcttatacccgtattaatagttattagcgtatttaattttaataaggatatatctaatccgcgcgctagtcatagtaaatttatactttcgctacctaacgaatttattaaggtctaagagattcccgctttctctcgctatctcgttattactctcgtttttattatttttaataattactactacccttttagatcgctaactatcgtacttactaagatcctcctctttatttaatataaaaggataggttttaatagttctttttaataatagtaataatagacgtttatattaccgtaagaagatatagtaattagtctcgggatttttactagttaatttttaatcgtAAGCCGGCCgcggaaaagtcgtttagtaaaaaagctatttaaggtaatagtaaaaggctagttacttaagcggttctattaattaacgtagtttaatataataaacgtcgacctctcgtaagtaataaagggctacgattactcgattctatatagtatttaagaatcgcctcttttttcgtttacttctataaggttaattagtacgaatctcctatcccgtgcggtattaaaaagtcgtcttttttacgtagcgagataccttactaatctataataataaaatttaattactaattagtattagtatccttattatagggtagttagttcgaaccgtaattaacgaagagattaattaaactatataaatatctacgtaggtataaaaaggaggttctaaccgtaggttgggctagctacgataatcgtaaatagggcccctaattggcccctgcgtagtcggctgtatgccgcggtcgaattagacttccaatccgacagacGAGCTTCCCGACGAGGCTGTCTACGGCGGAGGCTATGAAGCTCTCCGAGACAGCGTGAACAGCATCATCCATCCTTACATCAAACGTGGAGCGCAGGCCTGTCTGTTACACTCGTACCACCCGGACGCTTTCAAACCCTCGATTACGGTCATCTTGCCCAAACTCAACAAAGACGACTATACAAGCCCGAAAGCCTACCGCCCAGTGGCTCTGCTGTCCGTCGTCGGCAAGCTGATTGAGAGGATTGTTGCAAACCGTCTCAAGAAACTGGCCTTAGAGCACAGCGACTTGATACCCTCGACGCAGTTCGGTCTACCCGGCAAGTCCACGACCAAGGCACTGGAGCACCTCGTCAATTTGGTGCAGCAGTGTTGGTCCCCTATCGGCCGTGCCAAGTTGAAGGCCACGTTGATGACGATCGACATTACGGGCGCGTACGATCACGTCAGACGATTCGAACTGCTAAAGATCCTTCGCCAGAAGGGCGTTCCCGATTGGATTGTGCGGTTTGTCTGGTCGTTCCTCAGTGACCGCAAGACCGTCCTCAAACTCCCCGGACACACCTCTGAAGAGTTTTGGGTCGATATTGGCATTCCCCAGGGTAGCCCTCTGTCCCCCAtcctctttctcttcttttcCAGCCCCATTCTAGAGGCTCTTCAGGTCTCTTGTCCGTTCGCAAGTTTTGCGCTGGCCATGTCTTACGTTGACGACACCAACATTCTCGTCACGTCTCCTTCGGAAGCTCGAAACTGTGAAGCATTGAAGTTCCTCTACGACAACTTGGTGCGCTGGGCGTCGCCCAACGACATCTTCTTCGGGCCTCACAAGACATTCGTCATGCATTTCAGGAAATCCGGTAGTCATGGGCCGCCAAGCACCGAGCTTCCCGATATTCCCGGCCTCTCCAAGAACTGTCTGCAGACAGAGCTTCTTTTGCTCGGGGTTGTTGTGGATTCGAAACTCACATGGGCAGCACACATTGAACAAGTAAGTCACGCCTTTCAATTTTCATTTGCCTtcgttttctttttttgCTCCCTCGTGGCTGACCGTTTTGTCGACAGGTCATTACCAAAGTCAGGAGGAGGATGATCCATCTTCGCAGAATATCTGGATCGACTTGGGGGCCATCATTGCACGAGATGAAGAAGCTTTACGTCAGCTCGGTTCTTCCCATCTTCTCATACGCTTGCCCCGTTTGGTTCGTCGACGGTCGAGGCCAGAAGATCCGAGGCCAGTTGACAAAGACGTTGGTCCAATCTCTCGACGCGGAACAGGCGCGGTTTCTGCGATTCATTGCAGGTGGATTCGAGGCCTCTGCCTCGGAAGTTGTCCACAAGGAGCTGCACATGATTCAGCTTTCGGTCTATCTTGAACAACTTGCTCTCAGGCACCGGATCAACAACCTCTATTCACCAGAGTATCGGGACCTCGAGGCAATGTGGGACAATGTCTTTACAGACATTGCAACGGTGCAGGAGTTGGGCGCTCATCCCTACAAAGCCCTCTACGGCCAGGCGGAATCCTTGTGGCTCGAGATGCGCGAGAGGGTTCTGGATAAGCAGCTTTGCCGAGCGACTGGAACCCCGAGCAAGCCGTGCAGTCAGAAGCCGAGGGCTGGGCCGATCCCAAGCGCCGCAAGGCCATCATCAAGGCCTACCTGAAGGACATCTCTATGGAGAGGAGCAGTCTAGCGTGGGATCGATACAGAAACGACCGAAGCGGCAAGGTCCGCAACATTAACCGCAACACTCCGGCTCTCAAGGAAAACTGGGGCCCAGAGAGTCTCAAGTACTATCAAGGGCTCACGCGTGCTCAGAGTAGCATGTTGTTCCAATGCCGCAGTGGGGTGATAGGGTTGAACGGCTATCTCTTTTCGCTTAAGGCGAACGTGAGtcatttttttcttcttcctcttcctctgcaTCTTTCTCTGCCTCTTCACCGGGCCCATCTTCTTTTACGCTATGAGTCTAACTTCTCGTCTTTACTGCAGTTGGTTGAGACACACCGATGTCGCTGTGGTCATCCGATGCAGACGGCCGAACATCTCTTTGCCCATTGCAAACAGCTCACCTTCGAACGCAGTCGCTTGCGTAAGCATGTCGGCGTAATCAACTTCGATTTGCTGGTCACAACCGAGGCCAACGTAGCCACGGCGTGGGCGATTCGCCATTTCGACATCGCTCAGTTCAGGTGGACGGGCAAACACATGCCGCTTCCCTGCTGATTACGGCCCGCAGCTTCCCACCAACCGCACCCACCATTTTTCGGAGGCCACTTTCCTTTTTGTCTTCCCTTCTCTCGTCTTGTTGTGCCCTCCATTCTTTCCAGACGTCGACCACACGTCTATGCATCTCATTGCGCCGTACCTTCTTTGGTCTCGGATCTAGTGTACCCGAGACTGCTACTAATGCCTCGTCGCATCATTGTTTCCCCCGTCCTCGCCCTGGACTCTTCGCCCTGGTTTTCCCCTTTGTCTTCTGTTCCGGGTCGGTGCCACGGCATTCCTGTCCGACCTGCCAGCCTACCTCGCCTTTGTACAGTAGCACACCTTAGCCCAGACTTTCAATTCAACCCCCTTTTGCCCTtaccccccgacggagcaatccgccggggccgtaccgtgtaTTACGTATTGGGGTGAGATCTTCGGTGACCTTGCAGTCCTTGCATTCCATGATCGCCTCACTGACCTGTTATGAATCTAGGAAAACTGGGTATATTGCGCTccatacctaactactaatcaAAAGTAAGTGGACCTCCCCAGCGTTGCTTTGTGCTTTCATGACGCGAGCCGTTTGACTGACTGGCGGACCGAGCCGCAGCAGCAGTCAACCGACTCGACCGTTGTCTTCCTTTCATCAAGTACGCGGCCTGCTCGTTCCTTGCGTTGCTCTACTATGCTAACAGTCGTATTGAAGCAGCTCCCAACCTTCCGCCGCGTGAGTATGCCCGCCCTGTCCTTTCTCTTCCATACGAGGCATCAGTAACAGGTCTGACAGAGTCCTCCCAAGTTCCAGCCGCCTACAGGGCGAGCTTCACCCACTCTAACGCGCACAGGACCTCCTGGTGCCAGCCCGCGTGGGCAGCTAGGTCCAGCATAATCTGTTCTTTTATATGGGTATTATCGTTACCCGGGGGGTCCCGTAGGAGCCGTCTGAGGCGCCGGCTTATCGCCCTGACCCTGTACACCTCCGGCCCGTCCATCGTGGCCATTATGGCCAGGCCGGCGTCGATGTGCCGTAAGTTGCTCGATACTCGACTAAACTACAGAAACTAATAGTAGTCCCCAGGGATCCTGGCATCCGTACCGGCCCGGCTGTCCACGGCGCCTGTGATGTCGCCCAGCCGAATTCCGCACCGCCGGAAGGTACTTCGCCACTTCTTGGGCGTGCCCACGTTGGCCACGATGGCCACAGCGTCGAGCTGGCCGGTAAGTTCTTTCTGAAGACTTTTTGTTCCTTGGTCGGGAAGAACCCCTCTGCAAATGAACCCTGCTGACCAGACTGTGTTAGAAGAGGGCGcccagcccgagaggggcagACTTGTCGACGGGCATCTTTGGGTGAGGCATGCCGCTTTCTTGTCCCCCGTACTCATAAATGCCACTGACACTCTTCCGAGAGAGTTCTAGCCCACTGATTGCTGACTGTATGCTGGGAGGTATTGCTCTCTTTCATTCTATTTTTGGATGAGCAAAGCTAACCATGATTTAGTAGAGTAGGTTCTCGTCGAGGTGGTATTTTGACTGGCCAACCTCTTGACTGGTTGTCTGACTAGCTGTCCAGGTGGTGGTTTGTGTATTGATGGGTTTGTTTGGTGGATTTGTTTGGTGGATTTGTTTGGTGGATTTGTTTGGTTTGAATGGAGGTTGGTTATAAGTGCTTCTACTCTATCCCTGTGGTAGACGCTAACTACCCTTAGAGCAGCTTTGGGCGATGTTGGAAGCGATGAGGATGGAAAGAATCTTTGCGAGCTCTGGTACGGCAAGTACGATGTAAGTTTCGTGATGCACTAAACAACGACTGACatgagaggaagaagagcagTAGATATTGGCCCATTTGGCCCTTTCTCCggaaacctctacgtcgccattaaagtttagaacctctgcgGTTGAGGGTGAGTAAATTCCCTACTACGGATGTATTACACAATGATAGCTATTTTTGAGATGAACTTTTGCTAATACCCATCGTGCTAGAAGGCCGCCTCTGACCATTGCGGCCGACCATGGCGGCCGACCATTGCGGCTAACcattacggccgacctctGCCGTCGACCTTTCCGGCCGGCGCCGCCGCGTGAGTATGTCGCTCAGCCTGTCGTTAGCAAGCAGCGTACCCCTCCCTCATTTTCTAGAGAATAGAGACATGGAGCTAACACGAGATTGAGCGAAGAGGGCAGCTTGCCCATCCCGAATTGAATGGCGGTTTTCGTATCGAAATCACTATATTGCGTTGAGCGCGTGCTTGGGATACATTGCGCGTAttgtatagttaaaaagtgtACTGTATCGTGTGATTTCCCTTGAAAGCgtgatcccgttaaggtcgatcttttgtgcctgtaaagccggaaaaaaaaccACCACATAAAATACAATTGTCCCTTAATTTTGGTTCCCCTTGTTGCCGTGATCTATTGTTCGCCATCTCAATTGCTATGCTGGGTGTCTTTCAAGCTGTGGGCTGCTCAGCGTTAGGCGCCCGAGCGTGTGGGAAGATTTCTCGGCTGCGTTTACCTTAGGTACTTTAATGAGGATCCTTCCAGGTAGCGTGGTTGCCTAAAGTACCTTAAGGTACCTAAAGTGAGTTGGAAAAAGTACCGTGGTACTTCAGCCTCACTGTGGCTCCTCTAAATCCTAGGGCCACACCCGGCGAACCTTCCATCTTTCCAATGGAAGCCACatacctaccttaggtaccttgGCGGATGCACGTGAGGTAAGGAACCTCAAGGTACCACCTACCTTAGTTACCAGCCTTTCTCCGTTGTGTTAGACACCTGAGAACCTTAATCACCTCACCCCAAGGCTAGCACGCTTAAATACCTCCCACGTCTCTCCATTGTGCCTGTGGTTGTCCAACACCACATTCAATAACCGCTGCATCTCATCATCACCCAAACCCCACGACTCAAAATCATTCGCCCGGCATCTTCGATCGTCACATACACACGACTTCTACGTAACTGAAAGAAAGTACCACGCCATGGCTACATTTTTTCACCTTCCTCGCGAGCTACGGGACATGATTTACCGGCTCTACGTCGTGTCCGACGGAGGCTATGTCCTAAACCCCGAATCGAACAGACTCAGAAATGCCATGGGCAGACCAATCGACCTGGCCCTTACGTACACGTGCAAACGCATTGCCGAAGAAATGAGGGGCATTGCACTGGAAGCGAACACCATCACCGTTTCAACCTTTTACTCGCCATACGAACGCCACAGAGCTAGAGACTTTGATGTCGTCATGACGATGCTGCACGATTCTCTACAAAGGGACCTCAATCACGCAGAGCTTTTTCTCTGGGACGACATCTGCGCTGAGATCTCGGGAACATTCCCACAGTTCACACCTGTACTCGACATGATCAAGCACGATACATGGCACAGTACACAGGGCCGGTCGTCCAAGCAAGGCCCATGGGGTGAACCTCCCTCGGTCCACCGCGATTTTGTGCGCTTTGCGCTGCAGACGATCTCAAATTTAGATTACCGGCATCGATTTAATGACGAGTTCGCAAAAGCCTTTTGCAAAAGAGATGGCACCCGACCTCTTGTCGACTTGGATCCGGCCCCTTGGATGATTCCAACTCAATATGATCTCCGACAAATGGTGGACGCGCTCGGCGGGAAGTCCTCGTTCAGATCGTTTGGCTTCTTAGGCGGCTGGATGGGCTCTGAATCCGCTACACGACGTGCCATGTATCGTTATTCTGCAGCAGCTGTTGCCATCCGGTTTCTGGAGTCCAATTCGCTAGAGACCCGAGCGCACCTGAGAGATATCGTGCTGATCGAAGACCGGGAGTCTGTCTCGAACCCCGCGTGTCACGCCATGGGGTTAATCCCCTTTTGTCAAGAGAATCCCGCCATGCGGATAGAGCGACGCGTCAGCTTGTGGCACAATGCCTTCTTCTACCATTCAAGTATATCAGAAGCAATTGGTTGGCGGACGAAAGAATATCGACAACTGGAGGCCAACGAGATATCTTTCGCCGTCGCGCGCTGGGTCATTGAGACCCTGCCACTTATCCCCGCCGGCATGCCCGCCAAGTCGTTCACATTAGTCTTGGACGGAGAGGGCGATCCGCAGTGTACAGAGATCTTCCAGACTGTGGTTCTGCGCGACGCTGCTTGGCAGCAGGCGATGGACGAATGTTTCCAAAACGGCGATCTTCCTCCAGAACCGTATGGGATGAGGAGAAACAGCCAGAGAAATGACGTGGCCGCCATCTGGTCCGCCTTCAACGAGTCTTATTTATTTGACAAGTTTCCGCAGGCAATGCGAGAAATCGTCGAAGGGACGTCCATGGTTCGTTGCACTTTTGATCCCGGCGAGATTATGGATGTGCAGCGGCTCAAGTCAGTCGCGAAGCGGGAGTCATGGAGTCTGGATCACTGGAGAGTCAAGTGGTATGATCGCGAGAAGAAGACCTACAAACCTACTCCCCCATTGCCTTCCTGGACCGCAATTAAAGCTGGTTATCTATCTAATCGTCATGTTAGGCCCTTCCGCCGCTAAGGGCCTGCGTTGGTAGCAATGTAGAGACTGATATCATGCAGAGCAGCCAGAGGATAGTGACGATGCAGCACTAGATAGCACCAGCATAGGCCGTCTTGAGTTGATAATGAAAGAGAATAACAGAGGTGGGCAGTCTACCTAGCATTCGAGGAGGACTCGTACCTGCGTCTACGGTACCTAATCAGTAATCATTTCCAGCTCCCAATCTAGCTGGCTGAGCCGtttcctttttctttttttttggtCTTTTTCCCCAGAAAGTTCCCAGAGCCCATTGAGAGACGCGGGGAGCGCATTCCTCAAGGACTCCAAGCCTCGGGAAGTGCAGGCAAAGCGTCGCTGGCGATGGTAgcgaacaacaacaacaactgGAGGACGCgaacggggggggggggggggggcggcgAATGACTGATTCTCGCAGAGCGGAGTTATGAATTTACCTGTTGATCACTGCTGCCCcaagtctttttttctttttcctcttCGTAGGTAGTAAATGAACTTTCCATCGCAAAGTGAGACTATGAAAGCTCCCCCCTACCTTCTATGTAGAGAGGTTGGCAACAACTTTTTAAGAAAAAGGACTCCAAAGAAGGCCGTCGTCGCGGCCGGGTATCATCAGTCCCCCCTCTTCGCCGAGAACTCTCTCCGTCTCTCGCTTTCTCTCCAAACTCTCTCTCGCCGCCTGCCCAACTTTACCGCCCGCGCTTCATACCAGCCTGACTCAGCAAGTCCACGTTCCGCGGCAAGTCGAAATCGCCCCTCGCCTCGAACCAGAAGAGCATCTCCGGCTCCGGGCCCGTTGGCTTTGTCGGTTTCTTCGTCTTCTGCGACTGCCCAGACATGATCACGTccccatcaccaccaccgccgccctcCTCATCGCTCTCCTCGtcctcatcatcgtcatcctCGTCATCCTCCTCGAGCCCCCTCCTCAGCCCAGTCCTCACATTCTCCACCCCCATCCGCCGCTCGTCCTCGGTATACACGTCCCCCGCCTCCTCGAGGACGTACTTTTGCACCCGCTCGACGGTCCACGCGCGCACGTCGCGCCACACCGCCTCGAGCTGggcctcgccgccgccgttgcCAGCACCGACAGGTCCGCCAGCAATGCCGGGCCCGCCGCCAATGCCAACACTGCTGCCGTCCGACaaggaaggaggaggagcggCGTTCGCGCCGCCGCGCAGCTCCCGCGTCGTCTCCCGCCCGCGCTCGACCCACTCCTCGACGCCCGGCTCGAGCTTCTTGCGGAGCAGCTGCAGCAGGATGTTCTCGTGCACGCGGCCCGGGTAGGCGACGTCCGGGAAGACGTGGAGGTGCTGGAAGACGTGGGTGTTTTCTGTCAGGGTCTCGAGGAGGGATTGGAGGTTGCGGAGGAGGATTTGGGATTGTGCTTGGAGGGACGCTCTGTTTTTGTCGTGGCGCAAAATGTTAGCACGTCTAGAAATCTTTTTCTTCCTTCTTTCTTGAATCGTGTGTCTTGATGGATGTGGAGCTACGAggaaggaggggggggggggaagcTTACGGGGGAGGAAGCGGGTTGCTCTTCAAGACGTCCATCCGCAGACCCTGGATGCTGTTGGAGAGTTGGAACAGACGCTGGCGCGTCTGCTCAATTGCCTTGAATTCATCGGCCGTGATGCCGAGCGCGTTCGGCTTGTCCATTGCCCgtggtctttttttttttccccgtGCGTTGTTTCGTCTTCGTGCGGCTCGTCGCAGATCGGAGAAAAGTAGAGGTTCTTTGGGGATCGTAGCGGGTGATGGAAGTCGCACGGCTCACGCGACTCGACGCGCCGGGGAATGTTGAGTGTTTAGCGAGTCGCAGAAGGGGAAAAGGTGTTGGATGAGTTGTGTCGTGAGGTGATGCGACTACGCAATGGAATCTTCGACGTCGTCGGGAGTAGAGAGCGTGGGGGTGGTTTTGTTGAGAGTTTACCGGAAATTGAGCTCCCTCTATCCAGGTTGAGGAGGGGAGAAAAGGTACGAGTGACGTTCCAATCCACTCGGCCCGGGGGTAATTTAAATGGGTCCAGGAGCTCCGCGTCGAACGGGGGTGTGGGCAGCGATCGCGGCGTCAGCACGTACCTCGCGTACCCCGCTGGCCCGGCGCAAACCCCAGCTGGAAAAGCGATGCAGGGCCGGGAGCAGGGGCCACGCGGGATGGAATTCCTCTCGGTTTTCCCAAGTTAGCAAGGTGGAAGGGAGGTATGTAAGCATACAAGGGAGACCAGGCGACCATTCACCCTCAGACTCGTTCGAGGCTCTTCCCGGTCACGGGGAAACGACCACACTCAATTGGCTTCGGGTTTGCATGCTTGACATAAGATATTCAAATACAGCTAGCAACGTGGCAAAGCACTCACCTTGTTAGAAAAGCCAAGGCGGTCCCATTAAATGAGCACGGCGTAATGGGAGTAGCACGTCAAGTGAGGCAGTCAGGATTTCGTGACAACGAGCGAGCTGCTTAAAAAGGTCTCTGAGTAATCCTCAAGAGGTTGAGTGTCACGTTCCAATGAGACAGGACCTTCAATGCAACTGGTAACTTGCTTATGTGCTAATTCTTGGGCATTCATGTCTTAAGCCCCATTGAAAGCTAAAATACAAAGGGCGTCTGGTCTGTCCTGAAGATCATGACCATGCGCCTGATCGCCTTGCGGATATCTGCGAGAAAGAAGAGAAAAGATATCGCGTGCTGTAAATCAAATGATATGCCCCAACGCCCCTGTGACATGAATTTTGGTGTCGTTATCATCATAAATATGCAAAAGATTTACTGGCCGTGAGATCCAGCTTGGTCGTGAAGAACCCTGTGACCAGTTGTGGCGCGGTCAACCTCCCGACCGTACTTGTCCACGGGCGGGTATCGAGCGCGACGCTCGAGGTCGTCCAGAGGAATCTGCGAGCGGATGTACCTGAGAGATGTTAGTATTGAGTCTGGAGGTTCATTATGCCGGGATCACAACTTACTTCATTCTACCGTCATCGACGGGGTCGTAGTCCCAGCTAGTGAACTGGCCCTGGGTAAGAGCGCCCCACACAAGGCGACGCTTGCGCTGAGACTGCAAGACCTGCTCGGTGATGGCATCAAAGTCCCACTTGGCCTTTGTCTCGGCGTTGTACTCGTCAAGCTTTGCCTTGGCTTCCTCGTCCAGCAGCTTGCCGGTAATGGCCTTGGATGACGCCAGGTTGACCAGCTCGAGCGGATCGTGTTTGAGGTTGAACAACTGGGTGCCGTCTGCAGGGCAGTGGATGTATTTCCAAGGGCCCTCTCGGATCATCATGAGCGGACTGACAGTGCCCTCGCCGGTGTACTCGGCGTAGACCTTGTCGTGGCCAGTCTTGCCCTGAAGATGGGGCAGCAATGAAACACCATCCATGGGTAGACCAGGAGCAGGCTTCGTGCCGACCAAATCGCACAGCGTCGGGAGAATGTCGAGGGTAGAAACGTTTTTGTCCACACGATGGGGCTCAAAGTCCTTGGGGTGGCGGACAAACAGCGGCACTCTGACGGAAGACTCAAAGTAGCTCATCTTGTACCACAGTCCACGCTCGCCGAGCATGTCGCC
The DNA window shown above is from Colletotrichum lupini chromosome 7, complete sequence and carries:
- a CDS encoding RNA polymerase II mediator complex component Med8: MDKPNALGITADEFKAIEQTRQRLFQLSNSIQGLRMDVLKSNPLPPPASLQAQSQILLRNLQSLLETLTENTHVFQHLHVFPDVAYPGRVHENILLQLLRKKLEPGVEEWVERGRETTRELRGGANAAPPPSLSDGSSVGIGGGPGIAGGPVGAGNGGGEAQLEAVWRDVRAWTVERVQKYVLEEAGDVYTEDERRMGVENVRTGLRRGLEEDDEDDDDEDEESDEEGGGGGDGDVIMSGQSQKTKKPTKPTGPEPEMLFWFEARGDFDLPRNVDLLSQAGMKRGR